A region from the Salvelinus fontinalis isolate EN_2023a chromosome 23, ASM2944872v1, whole genome shotgun sequence genome encodes:
- the LOC129820736 gene encoding thioredoxin domain-containing protein 9-like, producing MASQSMEIMAKALEQQVLQSARMVEEQLDAELGKLERMDDDEMERLKERRMEALKKTQKQKQEWLSKGHGEYKEIPSEKDFFPEVKESNRVVCHFYRDSTFRCKILDKHLGILAKKHLETKFIKLNVDKAPFLTERLRIKVIPTLALVKDGKTKDYVVGFTDLGNTDEFSTEVLEWRLGCSDVINYSGNLMEPPTLTQKSGSKFTKVEKTIRGRGHDSDSGSEDD from the exons ATGGCGAGTCAGTCGATGGAGATCATGGCCAAAGCGCTGGAGCAGCAAGTGCTGCAGTCAGCCAGGATGGTGGAGGAGCAGCTGGATGCAGAGCTGGGGAAGCTGGAGCGCATGGATGACGACGAGATGGAAaggctgaaggagaggaggatggaggcccTCAAGAAAACCCAGAAACAGAAGCAG GAGTGGCTGTCTAAAGGGCATGGGGAGTATAAGGAAATCCCCAGTGAGAAAGATTTCTTCCCAGAGGTGAAGGAGAGCAATCGTGTGGTCTGCCATTTCTACAGAGACTCCACTTTCAG ATGCAAGATCCTGGACAAGCACCTGGGCATCCTGGCCAAGAAGCACCTGGAGACTAAGTTCATCAAGCTGAATGTGGACAAGGCGCCGTTCCTGACAGAGAGGCTGCGGATCAAGGTGATTCCCACCTTGGCGCTGGTTAAGGACGGGAAGACCAAGGATTACGTGGTGGGATTCACCGACCTGGGGAACACGGACGAGTTCTCCACAGAGGTGCTGGAGTGGAGATTGGGCTGCTCTGACGTCATCAACTACAG TGGTAACCTAATGGAGCCCCCCACCCTGACACAGAAATCTGGTTCAAAGTTCACCAAGGTGGAGAAGACCATCAGAGGGAGAGGACACGATTCAGACTCCGGTTCTGAAGATGACTAG